Below is a genomic region from Myxococcus fulvus.
CAGGCCTACTTGAGGACGCTGCCGGGTCCGGAGGGCTTCGACGGGTTCTTCGCCGCGCGCCTCCGGAAGCTCTACTGAAGAACGCTCAGGCCTCCTCGGTGGCGGGCAGGTTCGCCGCCGCCTTGAAGGCCTCCAGCACCGCCGCCGAGGCGCGGTCCAGGTACTTGCCCTTGCGGATGAGCAGGCCGATGGGCCGCGACACGGGCCCCTCCGCGAAGGGCTTGGCCACCAGCGAGCCGCCCTTCACCTCGCCCTGCGCGGTGGACACCGGGAGGATGGCCACGCCCAGGCCCATTTCCACCGCCCGCTTGATGGTCTCCACGTTGTCCATCTCCATCACCGGGTTGATGTCGATGTTCTTCTCGCGGAAGAGCCTGTCCAACGCCTTGCGCGTGGGCGCCTCGCGGTCGAACGCGATGAAGGGCACGCCCGACAGCGCCGTGAGGCTCACCTTCGCCTTGGAGGCGAACGCGTGGCCCGGCGCGCACACGACGGCCAGCTTGTCGTCGCGGAAGGGCAGGATGTCCACGCCCGCGCGCGGCTGCGGATACGCCACGATTCCAATCTCCGCCGCGCCCAGAATCACGTCGTCGTAGACTTGGTCGTTGCGGCGGTAGTTCAGCCGCATGTTGACCTTGGGGTGCGCCTTGAGCAGCTGCTTCTGCACCGCGTTGAGCTCGTGCAGACCCACCGAGTAGATGGTGGACACGGTGCTCGTGCCGGCCACCTCCGTCGCCTGCTCGCGAATCTCCTGCTCCACCTCCGCGAAGCGGGCCAGAATCTCCTTGCAGCCGCGGAACAGCCGCTCACCCGCCGGCGTCGGCGTCACCTGCCGGGCGCTGCGCGACAAGAGCTTCTGCTCGTAGCGGTTCTCCAGCGCGCGAATCTGCTGGCTCACCGCCGACTGCGTGACGTGGTTGAGCTGCGCGGCTCGCGAGAAGGAGCCGGTCTCCACCACATCACAGAACATTTTCAGGGACTCGAGCTGCATGGCCGCTCCCTACTCCCGAACCTAATGGCCTGGCCACTATTAATTAGTCAGCCTACGTCACACCGCCAAATGAGCTAACCCTTCAAGTCGGCCGGCTGTCGGGCGAAAGAAGGACGAGGGCCCCGGAGGGCTGGTGCTCACGGCGCTTCGGGCGGGACGGGCGGGCGACGACGCACCAGGACGAACAGGGCGCTGCCCAGGGCGACGAGGGCGCCGCCCGCGAGGCTCTGGAAGCGGCCCAGCTCGTGCGTGGCCTGCTGGAGCAGCTCGCACTCGGGTCCGGACAGCCCCGTGCACTCCAGCGTCCCGAACAGCCCCCGCAGGCCCGCGGCGAAGAGGCCCAGGCCCCCGAGGAGCAGACCTCCGGCCAGGCCCAAGGCGGCGGCGCGCGGCAGCGAGGGCTTGGGGGGCGGCGGCGGAGCGGAGGGCATGG
It encodes:
- a CDS encoding LysR family transcriptional regulator gives rise to the protein MQLESLKMFCDVVETGSFSRAAQLNHVTQSAVSQQIRALENRYEQKLLSRSARQVTPTPAGERLFRGCKEILARFAEVEQEIREQATEVAGTSTVSTIYSVGLHELNAVQKQLLKAHPKVNMRLNYRRNDQVYDDVILGAAEIGIVAYPQPRAGVDILPFRDDKLAVVCAPGHAFASKAKVSLTALSGVPFIAFDREAPTRKALDRLFREKNIDINPVMEMDNVETIKRAVEMGLGVAILPVSTAQGEVKGGSLVAKPFAEGPVSRPIGLLIRKGKYLDRASAAVLEAFKAAANLPATEEA